One segment of Candidatus Paceibacterota bacterium DNA contains the following:
- a CDS encoding TrmH family RNA methyltransferase yields the protein MANSKKDTVLILCDIRSVHNVGSIFRTADTCGVSKIYLVGVTPTPKDRFGRTRKDLAKVALGAEKNIPWEKAESSLEVLKNLKKEGFQIISIEQSKNSVDYKTVSAKEKAAFVLGGEVDGLPESVLKLSDVVAEIPMKGKKESLNVSVATGIALFRILEI from the coding sequence ATGGCCAACAGTAAAAAAGATACAGTTTTAATTTTGTGTGACATTCGGAGCGTTCATAACGTTGGTTCTATTTTTAGAACCGCTGATACTTGCGGCGTTTCAAAAATTTATTTAGTAGGCGTAACACCGACTCCAAAAGATCGTTTCGGTCGGACGAGAAAAGATTTGGCCAAAGTTGCTCTCGGCGCTGAAAAAAACATTCCTTGGGAGAAAGCCGAATCTTCTTTAGAAGTTTTAAAAAATCTTAAAAAAGAAGGTTTTCAAATTATCTCAATCGAACAGTCCAAAAATTCAGTTGATTACAAAACAGTTTCAGCCAAAGAAAAAGCCGCTTTTGTTTTGGGCGGGGAAGTAGATGGTCTGCCAGAATCAGTTTTAAAATTAAGCGACGTTGTGGCTGAAATTCCGATGAAGGGTAAAAAAGAGTCTCTCAACGTTTCGGTAGCTACCGGCATCGCTCTATTTAGAATTTTGGAAATTTAG
- a CDS encoding DoxX family protein, with product MLNPFPELLTYGLMAPFILRLVVGYLFINLGYLKLTSEKGRWLSSVSSLRLKPAEFFVKIFALMEIIGGAMLFIGLYTQVAALALAFLTFSELYVEYKEESLLKRNLVFYLLLFAICLSLLFSGAGFLAFDLPL from the coding sequence ATGCTTAATCCTTTCCCTGAACTTTTAACTTACGGACTTATGGCGCCATTTATTCTGCGTCTAGTTGTCGGTTACTTATTTATAAATCTTGGCTACTTGAAACTGACCTCGGAAAAGGGTCGGTGGTTATCTTCTGTCAGTTCTTTAAGATTAAAGCCGGCGGAATTTTTTGTAAAGATTTTTGCTTTGATGGAAATTATTGGTGGAGCAATGCTTTTTATCGGTCTTTACACCCAAGTCGCTGCTTTGGCTTTGGCATTTTTGACCTTTAGCGAGCTTTATGTTGAGTATAAAGAAGAAAGTTTGCTTAAAAGAAATCTGGTTTTTTATCTTTTGCTTTTTGCCATCTGCCTTTCTCTTCTTTTTTCTGGAGCGGGTTTCTTGGCTTTTGACTTGCCGCTTTAG
- a CDS encoding YebC/PmpR family DNA-binding transcriptional regulator has protein sequence MAGHNKWSKVKRKKAVSDAEKSKVFSKIVKLISSEARKSGGVESAGLKTAIEKAKEANVPKDVIERAVKKAKESAPQESITYEAYGPGGVALIIEALTENRNKAAAEVKHILSKHGFSLASPGSATWAFQKDPASGNPDAMIGAGWQATTMIKLSEEDGEKLGALIDDLEENDEVQEVFMNAE, from the coding sequence ATGGCAGGTCACAACAAATGGTCAAAAGTTAAGAGAAAGAAAGCGGTTTCGGATGCTGAAAAAAGTAAGGTCTTCAGTAAAATCGTCAAGTTAATCAGCAGTGAGGCAAGAAAATCCGGCGGAGTTGAATCAGCCGGACTTAAAACGGCAATTGAAAAAGCCAAGGAAGCTAACGTACCAAAAGATGTCATTGAACGGGCAGTTAAAAAAGCTAAAGAAAGTGCGCCACAAGAGTCAATTACCTACGAAGCATACGGGCCGGGCGGAGTAGCTTTGATAATAGAAGCACTGACTGAAAACCGAAACAAAGCGGCGGCCGAGGTAAAACACATTCTTTCCAAGCACGGCTTTTCTTTGGCCTCGCCGGGAAGCGCCACCTGGGCTTTTCAAAAAGACCCGGCATCCGGCAACCCTGACGCAATGATCGGGGCAGGTTGGCAAGCAACAACAATGATTAAGTTGTCAGAAGAAGATGGTGAAAAACTCGGGGCCTTGATTGACGATTTAGAAGAAAACGACGAAGTGCAAGAGGTTTTCATGAATGCCGAATAA
- a CDS encoding DNA polymerase, with product MTKTKDKDKKRLVLLDAQAILHRAYHALPDFSSNKGEPTGALYGLSLMLLKIISEFKPDYIVACFDVGKPTYRHEAYEGYKAKRAKTKEDLIWQIEKSKEVFKSFSIPTYEMPGYEADDLLGTIVEKLKKQKDLEIIIASGDMDTLQLVSGDKVRVYTLKKGIKDTVVYDENGVRERFGFGPELLPDYKGLRGDPSDNIIGVPGIGEKTASILIKEFRTIEDMYKELKRAPERFEKVGVSKRIIEILLNNEEEAIFSKTLALINREVPIDFKLPEKEWVKILDKSKILKIFEDLEFRALADRVKNDFSEKKEDPRLELIDHSKNYRIPEKDLKETLVALWLLDSNITNPTTEDVLRFASTDSFEKAKEKVFVELEKRNLKKLFEEIETPLISVVERMEDRGIKIDTSFLKELSGEYHTELSKLEKKIWQLSGLEFNINSPKQLGVILFENLKLKPKNQKKTSTGAKSTRESELEKMKDLHPVIPLILEYREFQKLLSTYIDNIPEMLSADGRLHAKFSQTGTTTGRMSSNSPNLQNIPIKTELGKRIRKAFVAEEGFELSAFDYSQIELRVAAFLSGEKKLINVFHENGDIHSAVASEVFGVPIEKVNYEMRRKAKVINFGIIYGMGVNALRLSLGSSREEAQRFLDDYFKKFATLATYLEDVKEKARKNGFTETFFGRRRYFPALRSGIDYIRSAAERMAVNAPLQGTAADIIKLAMIGVDRYVQENELQDKVRLVLQIHDELVYEIHNDLLEELVPKIKEIMERVLDPKEINGVPLLASAEVGKNWLELKPLKSKI from the coding sequence ATGACTAAAACTAAAGACAAAGATAAAAAACGGCTGGTCCTTTTGGACGCACAAGCTATTCTTCATCGAGCTTATCATGCTCTACCAGACTTTTCTTCCAATAAAGGTGAGCCGACCGGCGCTCTCTACGGTCTATCCCTTATGCTTCTTAAAATTATTTCTGAATTTAAGCCGGACTACATAGTTGCTTGTTTTGATGTCGGCAAGCCGACCTACCGCCACGAAGCTTATGAGGGATACAAGGCCAAAAGAGCCAAGACCAAGGAAGATTTAATCTGGCAAATTGAAAAATCAAAAGAAGTTTTTAAAAGTTTCAGTATCCCAACTTATGAGATGCCTGGATACGAAGCTGACGATCTTTTGGGAACAATAGTAGAAAAACTAAAGAAACAGAAAGACCTTGAAATCATAATCGCTTCTGGCGACATGGACACTTTGCAGTTGGTTTCTGGTGATAAAGTCAGAGTATATACCTTAAAAAAGGGAATAAAAGATACAGTAGTTTATGATGAAAACGGCGTGAGAGAGAGGTTTGGTTTTGGTCCAGAACTCCTACCTGACTATAAGGGTTTGAGGGGTGACCCATCTGACAATATTATTGGGGTGCCGGGTATTGGGGAAAAAACCGCTAGTATTTTAATAAAAGAATTCAGGACTATTGAGGATATGTACAAAGAATTGAAAAGAGCGCCGGAGAGATTTGAGAAGGTTGGAGTTTCAAAGAGAATTATAGAGATTTTGCTAAACAACGAAGAAGAAGCCATATTTTCTAAAACTTTGGCGCTTATAAACAGAGAGGTGCCGATAGATTTTAAATTACCAGAAAAAGAGTGGGTGAAAATTTTGGACAAATCAAAAATTTTGAAGATTTTTGAAGATTTAGAATTCAGGGCTTTGGCTGACAGAGTTAAAAATGATTTTTCAGAAAAAAAAGAAGACCCTCGTTTGGAACTTATTGACCATTCCAAAAATTATAGGATTCCAGAAAAAGATTTAAAAGAAACACTCGTGGCTCTTTGGTTGTTGGATTCTAACATTACAAATCCAACAACCGAAGATGTCTTGAGATTTGCATCAACCGATTCTTTTGAGAAGGCAAAAGAAAAAGTTTTTGTCGAGTTAGAAAAAAGAAATTTAAAAAAATTATTTGAAGAAATTGAAACTCCTCTCATTTCAGTTGTTGAGAGGATGGAAGATCGGGGAATAAAAATTGACACCTCCTTTCTGAAAGAGCTTTCCGGTGAATATCACACAGAGCTTTCGAAATTAGAGAAGAAAATCTGGCAATTGTCCGGTTTGGAATTTAATATCAACTCTCCGAAACAGTTGGGGGTTATTCTTTTTGAAAACCTAAAGCTTAAGCCGAAAAACCAGAAAAAGACTTCAACTGGCGCCAAATCAACACGCGAATCAGAATTAGAGAAAATGAAAGACTTGCATCCGGTAATACCCCTGATTTTGGAGTATCGAGAATTTCAGAAACTTCTCTCAACCTATATAGACAACATCCCAGAAATGCTGTCTGCCGACGGTCGACTGCATGCCAAATTTTCTCAAACCGGGACAACAACTGGGCGAATGTCATCAAACTCTCCGAATTTGCAGAACATCCCAATAAAGACTGAACTGGGTAAAAGGATACGAAAAGCTTTTGTCGCCGAGGAAGGTTTTGAGCTTTCGGCTTTTGACTACTCGCAAATTGAGCTTAGAGTTGCAGCTTTTCTTTCGGGCGAAAAAAAATTAATTAATGTTTTTCACGAAAATGGCGACATCCACAGCGCCGTAGCCTCAGAGGTTTTTGGAGTACCAATTGAAAAAGTTAATTATGAAATGAGGCGTAAAGCCAAGGTTATAAATTTTGGAATTATTTATGGTATGGGGGTAAACGCCTTGCGTCTTAGTTTGGGATCAAGTAGGGAGGAAGCTCAAAGATTTCTTGATGATTATTTTAAAAAGTTTGCAACCCTAGCCACTTATTTGGAAGATGTAAAAGAAAAAGCCAGAAAAAATGGCTTCACAGAGACTTTTTTTGGACGTCGTCGATACTTTCCGGCGCTTAGGTCCGGTATAGATTATATTCGTTCAGCGGCGGAAAGAATGGCAGTTAACGCACCTCTCCAAGGGACTGCAGCCGATATAATAAAGTTGGCGATGATTGGGGTTGATAGATATGTTCAGGAAAATGAATTGCAAGATAAAGTTCGTTTGGTTTTGCAGATTCACGATGAGTTGGTTTACGAAATTCATAACGATTTATTGGAAGAATTAGTACCAAAAATTAAAGAAATTATGGAAAGAGTTTTGGATCCGAAAGAAATAAACGGGGTGCCGCTTTTGGCAAGCGCAGAAGTCGGCAAAAATTGGTTAGAACTTAAACCTCTCAAAAGTAAAATATGA
- the ruvB gene encoding Holliday junction branch migration DNA helicase RuvB yields the protein MGKKEVEEKNDFQYLDQKLRPSRWDEYIGQKNIKDNLHILLSAAKEREHPPEHILFYGPPGLGKTTLAHLIAKEISAQIKITSGPAIERVGDLASILTNLSPGDILFIDEVHRLNKVIEEVLYPAMESGTLDIVLGKGPSARTVQLELPPFTLIAATTRVALISSPLRSRFSGGIFRLEYYNQEEIAEIVRRSAKILGIEIDDKAVLEIAKRSRFTPRTANYFLKRCRDYAQIKKRGLDEKTAKEALELLGIDEMGLASSDRKILEVIAENFKGGPVGLNTLSASISEEMATIEEYNEPYLIQIGFLERTPRGRSLTDLGFKHLGRKKEGLF from the coding sequence ATGGGAAAAAAAGAGGTAGAAGAAAAAAACGATTTTCAATATTTAGACCAAAAACTTCGACCGAGTAGGTGGGATGAATACATAGGCCAGAAAAATATAAAAGATAATTTGCATATTTTGCTCTCGGCAGCGAAAGAAAGAGAGCATCCACCGGAACATATTCTCTTTTATGGCCCGCCCGGGCTCGGTAAAACAACTTTAGCGCATTTAATTGCCAAAGAAATCAGTGCTCAGATAAAAATAACTTCCGGTCCAGCGATTGAAAGGGTCGGAGACTTGGCTTCAATTTTAACCAATCTCTCACCGGGCGACATTCTATTTATTGACGAAGTCCATCGACTGAACAAAGTCATTGAAGAGGTTTTGTATCCGGCTATGGAGTCTGGCACCTTAGATATTGTCTTAGGTAAAGGACCTTCAGCCCGTACCGTGCAGTTAGAATTGCCACCCTTCACCTTAATTGCCGCTACCACCAGAGTAGCGCTTATTTCCTCTCCGCTTCGTAGTCGTTTTTCCGGCGGGATTTTCCGCTTGGAATACTACAACCAAGAAGAAATAGCCGAAATCGTCAGACGGTCAGCAAAAATTTTGGGAATTGAAATTGATGACAAAGCGGTTTTGGAAATTGCCAAGCGCAGCCGCTTTACGCCTCGCACCGCCAATTATTTTCTTAAGAGATGTCGCGATTATGCCCAGATTAAAAAACGAGGGCTGGACGAGAAAACAGCAAAAGAGGCTTTAGAGCTTTTGGGAATTGATGAAATGGGGCTTGCATCATCTGACCGAAAAATTCTTGAGGTTATCGCCGAAAATTTTAAAGGCGGACCGGTCGGGCTTAACACCCTTTCAGCTTCCATTTCCGAAGAGATGGCAACGATCGAGGAATACAACGAACCGTATTTAATCCAGATCGGCTTTTTGGAACGCACCCCTCGCGGTCGCTCATTAACCGATCTTGGCTTTAAACATTTAGGTCGCAAAAAAGAGGGGTTGTTTTAA
- the tsaE gene encoding tRNA (adenosine(37)-N6)-threonylcarbamoyltransferase complex ATPase subunit type 1 TsaE has protein sequence MKFISKSLKETDDFAKNLVKLLYSKQQSKQAVIICLSGELGAGKTTLVKSLAKALGIKEHITSPTFVILKRYKINTPSFKNLIHIDAYRLKSGSELLSLGWQDIVSEQDNLVFIEWPENVISVIPKGAVIIRLRVVNESEREIKSIKNLNLGF, from the coding sequence ATGAAGTTTATTTCAAAAAGCTTAAAAGAGACTGACGATTTTGCAAAAAATTTGGTCAAGCTACTTTATTCAAAACAACAGAGTAAACAAGCCGTGATCATATGTCTTTCCGGTGAGCTTGGAGCCGGTAAAACCACCCTTGTAAAGTCTTTGGCAAAAGCGCTCGGAATCAAAGAGCATATCACTAGCCCCACCTTTGTAATTTTGAAACGTTATAAAATCAACACCCCGTCTTTCAAGAACCTTATACACATTGACGCTTACAGACTTAAGTCTGGAAGCGAGCTTTTGAGTCTTGGTTGGCAGGATATTGTTTCCGAACAAGACAACTTAGTTTTTATTGAGTGGCCGGAAAATGTGATTAGTGTGATTCCTAAAGGAGCTGTTATCATTAGATTAAGAGTTGTAAACGAGTCGGAGAGAGAAATCAAGTCAATTAAAAACCTAAACCTTGGGTTCTAA
- the mutM gene encoding bifunctional DNA-formamidopyrimidine glycosylase/DNA-(apurinic or apyrimidinic site) lyase, producing the protein MPELPEVHTTAKMLNNLLSGRKILDVWTSYGGVIHEGKNHIKNRKYFSGFKKKVVGEKVKSVSRRGKNVLIHLSDNKTILVHMKMTGHLLFGSYRKVSGNSKSETLNSKQAQNSKSKITNSWEKEKWMPNEPAKSPLWDPFNRFVRLVFILSGKKHLVLSDVRKFAKVCLIEKDEKTDIDTLGPEPLEKSFGFSNFKFQLMKKPAWKIKTALMNQELIAGVGNIYSDEVLWLADIHPESQVSKIPEKKKKILFQELKIILKKGIEFSGDSTSDYRRPDGQRGSFQHHHKVYQRKGERCLKKNCAGTISRIVVTGRSAHFCPKHQKKY; encoded by the coding sequence ATGCCAGAACTACCCGAAGTCCACACAACCGCAAAAATGCTAAATAATCTTCTGTCCGGACGGAAGATTTTAGATGTCTGGACAAGTTATGGAGGGGTGATTCACGAGGGCAAAAATCATATAAAAAACAGAAAATATTTTTCTGGATTTAAGAAAAAAGTTGTTGGTGAGAAAGTGAAGAGTGTCAGCCGGCGGGGTAAAAATGTTTTGATTCATCTTTCAGACAACAAAACAATTTTAGTTCATATGAAAATGACGGGCCACTTACTTTTCGGTAGCTATCGAAAAGTAAGTGGAAACTCTAAGTCCGAAACTCTAAATTCTAAACAAGCTCAAAATTCAAAATCTAAAATTACAAACAGCTGGGAAAAAGAAAAATGGATGCCAAATGAACCGGCAAAATCACCACTTTGGGATCCTTTCAACAGATTCGTTAGATTGGTTTTTATCCTCTCTGGCAAAAAACACTTGGTTCTCTCCGATGTTCGTAAATTTGCCAAAGTTTGCTTGATTGAAAAGGATGAAAAAACTGACATTGATACGCTTGGGCCGGAGCCACTTGAAAAAAGTTTCGGATTTTCGAATTTCAAGTTTCAACTTATGAAAAAACCAGCCTGGAAAATCAAAACCGCGCTAATGAATCAAGAACTCATCGCCGGAGTTGGAAATATTTATTCAGACGAAGTTCTTTGGCTTGCCGACATTCATCCGGAAAGCCAAGTTTCAAAAATCCCAGAGAAAAAAAAGAAAATTTTGTTTCAAGAGCTAAAAATAATTTTAAAGAAAGGAATTGAATTCAGTGGCGACTCAACATCGGACTATCGCCGGCCAGATGGTCAACGTGGGTCTTTTCAACACCACCATAAGGTTTACCAAAGAAAAGGAGAAAGGTGCCTTAAAAAGAACTGTGCCGGAACAATTTCCAGAATTGTCGTCACCGGCCGTAGCGCTCATTTCTGCCCCAAACACCAAAAAAAATACTAA
- a CDS encoding PBP1A family penicillin-binding protein, whose product MEWLRGGLKILFLWVLIAGFLILGSLAVWISTFKIPDLQSFDERKVIQSTKIYDRTGEVLLFDISQDIKRTIVPLEDISENIKIATLAIEDANFYNHKGIQIRSTLRAVFVNLGSLQFRQGGSTITQQVIKNSLLTTEKKISRKIKEWVLAVKLENLLSKDEILALYLNESPYGGNIYGVEEASNAFFGKKAKDVTLAEAAYLAALPQAPSFYSPYQKDNRERLEGRKNLVLTEMLRYNFITQDEYQSAVSEEVKFRPREDRGIKAPHFVMYVKELLESKYGRQVLESGGLKVITTLDYEMQKKAEDLAKDFALRNKDNFDAENIALVVVAPKTGEILTMVGSRDYFDEEIDGNFNVATAFRQPGSAFKPFAYAAAFNKGYTPETSLFDLPTVFTTGCSPQGVGANCYMPQNYDNVFRGPITMREALAQSVNVPSVKTLYLAGLQETLNLARAMGIQNLGDANRYGLTLVLGGGEVALLDLTSAYGVFANDGVRIPHSVIMEIMDSKGNVLEKNTLEPRIVLSEDTARKISDILSDNSARAPAFGQNSPLHFANQQVAVKTGTTNDYRDAWIVGYTPNLAVGAWAGNNDNSPMEKQIAGFIIAPFWRAFMEEVLPMFPAEKFSSQSLDAPSETGDLKPVLRGVWQGGESFLVDKISGKLATEFTPKETLEELVIGEIRTILHWLDKDNPRGERPINPARDSQYQLWDFPVREWVVRQGIRELTEADLPTEFDDVHVPERFPSISVNEPLSGREYSANQKINVRTSTNGFYPRNKIEFFLNDGFLGSADAPNFTFSFVPQEVGAPFGENVLRAVVYDSVFNKSETEISFSITD is encoded by the coding sequence ATGGAGTGGTTAAGGGGCGGGCTTAAAATTTTATTTTTATGGGTTCTAATTGCTGGGTTTTTAATCCTTGGGTCTTTGGCTGTTTGGATATCAACTTTCAAAATTCCCGATCTGCAGTCTTTTGATGAAAGAAAAGTGATTCAGTCTACAAAAATATACGATCGGACCGGCGAGGTTTTACTTTTTGACATATCTCAAGATATTAAAAGAACAATTGTTCCACTTGAAGACATATCAGAGAATATTAAAATTGCGACCTTGGCCATAGAAGACGCCAATTTCTATAATCACAAAGGAATCCAGATTCGTTCAACCTTGCGCGCGGTTTTTGTTAACCTTGGCTCGCTTCAGTTTAGACAAGGTGGTTCAACTATTACCCAACAGGTTATAAAAAATTCCTTACTTACGACCGAGAAAAAAATTTCTAGAAAAATAAAAGAGTGGGTTTTGGCTGTTAAGCTTGAAAACTTGCTTTCTAAAGACGAAATTTTGGCTTTGTATTTGAACGAAAGTCCTTACGGTGGAAATATTTACGGTGTAGAAGAGGCGTCCAATGCTTTTTTTGGTAAAAAAGCAAAAGATGTAACTTTGGCGGAAGCCGCTTATCTTGCTGCTTTGCCGCAAGCCCCATCTTTTTACTCACCTTATCAAAAAGATAATCGAGAGAGACTGGAGGGTCGTAAGAATCTAGTGCTTACAGAAATGCTAAGGTACAACTTTATCACTCAAGATGAGTATCAGAGCGCCGTTTCAGAAGAAGTAAAATTCAGACCTCGAGAGGATCGTGGTATAAAAGCCCCGCACTTTGTAATGTATGTAAAAGAGCTTCTTGAAAGCAAATATGGTCGGCAGGTTTTGGAAAGTGGCGGTCTAAAGGTTATAACGACTCTTGATTATGAAATGCAAAAGAAGGCCGAAGATCTGGCTAAAGATTTTGCTTTAAGAAACAAAGATAATTTTGATGCCGAAAACATCGCGTTAGTTGTTGTTGCACCAAAAACCGGAGAAATTTTAACTATGGTTGGTTCACGCGATTATTTTGACGAAGAGATTGATGGTAATTTTAATGTGGCAACAGCTTTCAGACAGCCGGGCTCGGCTTTCAAACCCTTTGCTTATGCCGCGGCTTTCAATAAGGGATATACACCAGAAACTTCTTTGTTTGATTTGCCGACAGTGTTTACCACTGGCTGTTCCCCACAAGGTGTCGGCGCAAATTGTTATATGCCTCAAAACTACGATAATGTTTTCCGCGGGCCGATTACTATGAGAGAGGCCCTAGCACAATCAGTCAATGTTCCTTCCGTTAAGACTCTCTATCTTGCCGGGCTCCAAGAAACACTAAATCTGGCACGCGCCATGGGTATTCAAAATTTGGGAGATGCCAACAGATACGGATTGACCCTAGTTTTAGGTGGTGGCGAGGTCGCACTTCTTGACCTGACAAGTGCCTATGGGGTTTTTGCCAATGATGGGGTCCGCATCCCGCATTCGGTAATAATGGAAATTATGGATTCAAAAGGTAATGTTTTAGAAAAGAATACTTTGGAGCCCAGAATAGTTTTATCTGAAGACACGGCTCGTAAAATTTCAGATATTCTTTCAGACAATTCAGCTCGTGCTCCGGCCTTTGGGCAAAACTCTCCACTCCACTTTGCTAACCAGCAAGTAGCTGTTAAAACTGGAACGACCAATGATTATCGTGATGCTTGGATTGTTGGTTATACACCGAACCTAGCTGTTGGCGCTTGGGCTGGAAATAATGATAATTCTCCGATGGAAAAACAAATTGCAGGTTTTATTATCGCGCCTTTTTGGAGAGCTTTTATGGAAGAAGTTTTGCCAATGTTTCCGGCAGAGAAATTCTCCAGCCAATCTCTAGACGCTCCGTCTGAAACAGGAGACTTGAAACCTGTTTTGAGAGGTGTCTGGCAGGGTGGCGAATCTTTCTTGGTTGATAAAATTTCCGGCAAGCTGGCGACGGAGTTCACTCCAAAAGAAACCCTGGAAGAACTTGTTATCGGCGAAATCAGAACCATTCTTCATTGGCTGGACAAAGACAATCCAAGAGGTGAGAGACCCATAAACCCGGCGCGTGATTCCCAATACCAACTCTGGGATTTTCCAGTTAGAGAATGGGTGGTAAGGCAGGGGATAAGAGAGCTGACTGAAGCTGATTTACCAACAGAGTTTGACGACGTTCATGTTCCGGAACGATTCCCAAGTATTAGCGTTAATGAGCCACTGTCAGGTCGCGAGTATTCGGCCAACCAAAAAATTAATGTTCGGACAAGTACCAATGGATTCTATCCAAGGAATAAAATTGAGTTTTTCTTAAACGATGGCTTTTTGGGAAGCGCTGACGCACCAAACTTTACTTTCTCCTTTGTGCCACAAGAGGTTGGGGCGCCGTTTGGAGAAAATGTTTTGAGGGCGGTTGTTTACGACTCTGTTTTCAACAAGTCTGAAACAGAAATTTCTTTTTCCATCACGGACTAA
- a CDS encoding GspE/PulE family protein, with protein sequence MAKFQEEKQNLKIEELRKSEAEELAQTLSSKYGLSYIDLTISPINIEALKILSEKDARAFGLAVFDVINKRLKIGILAPNNLKSREMIESLKRKGYQIELYMVSQEGLNRAWERYADLHTSVKTRSGALDISNEGLLSLIKNANSLDSIKQLVEKNLVSKEINRTSKILEVILAGALSIKASDIHLEPEENYVRLRFRLDGVLTDILNFDNATYKLLLSRIKLLSGLKLNITSQAQDGRFSIILKDEEIEIRTSILPGAYAETIVLRILNPKAISVSLENLGMHPRLLKVLLYEISKPNGMILTTGPTGSGKTTTLYAFLKKIHQPGIKIITIENPIEYHLPGIVQTQTDNKEGYTFLSGLRSALRQDPDVIMVGEIRDSETASVAINAALTGHLVFSTLHTNNAAGTFPRLIDLKINPKVITSAINVAMAQRLVRRLCPKCRKVKKLSGQERSSVLKILESIKEKSYLENLQTENVWETQGCKECNFTGFAGRVGVYEAIRTDEKVEGVIQNNPSEREIKKAAENQGLLTMAQDGIIKVFQGVTSIAELERVVELLE encoded by the coding sequence ATGGCCAAATTTCAAGAAGAAAAACAGAACCTGAAAATCGAGGAATTAAGAAAGTCCGAAGCAGAAGAATTGGCCCAAACTCTTTCTTCAAAGTACGGTCTTTCGTATATTGATTTAACAATAAGTCCAATAAATATAGAAGCCCTGAAAATTTTAAGTGAAAAAGACGCTAGAGCGTTCGGGCTTGCTGTTTTTGATGTCATAAATAAACGCCTGAAAATCGGCATCTTAGCACCCAACAATCTAAAAAGTCGAGAAATGATAGAATCTCTAAAAAGAAAAGGTTACCAGATAGAGTTGTACATGGTCTCTCAAGAGGGTCTAAACAGGGCGTGGGAAAGATACGCTGATCTTCATACATCAGTAAAAACAAGAAGTGGCGCTCTCGATATTTCCAACGAAGGTCTTTTAAGTTTGATAAAAAACGCCAACAGTCTTGACTCAATAAAACAGCTTGTAGAAAAAAATCTGGTTTCAAAAGAGATTAACCGGACCTCAAAAATTCTTGAAGTGATATTAGCCGGCGCTTTGTCTATAAAAGCTTCAGATATTCACTTGGAGCCGGAAGAAAATTATGTTCGCCTGCGCTTTCGATTAGACGGAGTCTTAACCGACATCTTGAATTTTGATAACGCAACATACAAACTTTTATTGTCTAGAATAAAACTTCTTTCGGGGCTGAAGCTAAACATAACAAGCCAAGCTCAGGATGGGCGATTTAGTATTATTTTAAAAGACGAAGAAATAGAAATAAGAACCTCAATTTTACCCGGAGCTTATGCCGAAACAATAGTTTTGAGAATCCTGAATCCAAAAGCGATATCCGTGTCTTTAGAAAATCTAGGCATGCATCCACGTCTGTTGAAAGTCTTACTTTACGAAATAAGTAAGCCAAACGGTATGATTTTAACCACTGGTCCAACTGGCTCTGGAAAGACAACAACCCTTTACGCCTTCCTAAAAAAAATCCACCAGCCGGGAATTAAAATAATTACAATTGAAAATCCGATTGAATACCACCTACCGGGAATTGTCCAAACACAAACCGACAACAAAGAGGGTTACACCTTCCTCTCTGGTTTAAGAAGTGCTCTGCGACAAGACCCAGATGTCATAATGGTTGGCGAAATTCGAGATTCTGAAACAGCTTCGGTCGCCATCAACGCCGCTCTTACTGGACACTTGGTTTTTTCAACACTCCACACCAACAATGCCGCCGGCACCTTCCCTCGCCTCATAGACCTGAAGATAAATCCGAAGGTTATAACTTCGGCAATCAATGTAGCTATGGCTCAACGCCTTGTAAGACGGCTTTGTCCTAAGTGCCGAAAAGTTAAAAAATTGTCAGGGCAAGAGAGAAGTTCGGTTTTAAAAATTTTGGAGTCTATAAAAGAAAAAAGCTACCTTGAAAATCTACAAACAGAAAATGTTTGGGAAACCCAGGGTTGCAAAGAATGCAACTTTACCGGTTTTGCCGGAAGAGTTGGGGTTTATGAAGCTATAAGAACCGATGAAAAAGTTGAGGGAGTAATACAAAATAATCCGAGCGAGCGAGAAATAAAAAAAGCGGCAGAAAATCAGGGGCTTTTAACCATGGCGCAAGACGGAATAATTAAGGTTTTTCAAGGAGTTACGTCTATAGCTGAACTTGAAAGAGTGGTTGAACTGCTAGAATAA